Proteins from a single region of Butyrivibrio fibrisolvens:
- a CDS encoding TraX family protein translates to MNTNTTTIPNRKYFGFLSGSFLKVFAIVIMFIDHFAAGFIYPAIVSGDMGRWLLDFDIQASPLEIYDHFYLILRGIGRFAFPIFCYLLVEGYLHTRSKKRYAITLSIFGFISEIPFDIALIARKNYDTLNLIEIYQNSDKDLWEYQNVYFTLALGVLGMWAADTILKKLREHNIVLAYAASILPFAIAALAAYYMKTDYSHYGICVIAILYYFHNIRPIATLLAYLFMAFTMSTALTGGMEEWSFPAFILMNLYNGQRGFIKKNFKYFFYIFYPAHLILIFFLRYFILTRG, encoded by the coding sequence ATGAATACCAACACTACAACAATTCCAAATAGAAAATATTTCGGTTTCCTATCCGGTTCATTTTTAAAAGTATTCGCCATCGTGATCATGTTTATAGATCACTTTGCTGCAGGATTTATATATCCCGCAATAGTTTCCGGGGATATGGGAAGATGGCTTCTTGATTTTGATATACAAGCATCTCCCTTAGAAATTTATGATCATTTTTATCTGATACTAAGAGGCATCGGACGCTTTGCATTCCCGATATTCTGTTATCTTCTGGTTGAAGGCTACCTTCATACAAGAAGTAAAAAAAGATACGCCATAACCCTCTCTATCTTTGGCTTTATATCAGAAATCCCATTCGACATAGCACTTATCGCCCGAAAGAACTATGACACTCTTAACCTTATAGAAATCTACCAAAACAGCGACAAAGACCTCTGGGAGTACCAAAACGTGTACTTCACCCTTGCACTCGGCGTTTTAGGAATGTGGGCAGCTGATACTATTCTTAAAAAGCTCAGAGAACACAACATCGTATTAGCCTACGCTGCCTCCATACTCCCCTTTGCAATAGCCGCACTGGCAGCCTATTACATGAAAACCGACTATTCACACTACGGAATCTGCGTTATAGCAATCCTATACTATTTCCATAACATAAGACCCATAGCCACCCTCCTCGCCTACCTCTTCATGGCCTTCACCATGTCAACAGCCTTAACCGGAGGCATGGAAGAATGGTCATTCCCAGCATTCATACTGATGAACTTATATAACGGACAGCGCGGTTTCATCAAGAAAAACTTTAAATACTTTTTCTATATATTCTATCCCGCTCACCTGATCCTGATATTCTTCCTAAGGTATTTCATACTCACGCGCGGTTAA
- the trkA gene encoding Trk system potassium transporter TrkA, protein MQIVIVGCGNVGRSLIEQLSKENHNITVIEEDSDVIQNVVNNYDVMGIVGNGASYSILKDAGIESADLMIAVTDSDEINLLCCLIARKTGHCHTIARVRNPVYAREIDFIKEELGLSMVINPEEACANEAAKLLKFPSANKIDTFAKGRAELIRITVSENSKLCDKSIKDIAQELKLPVLIGIVRRGEEVFIPNGSFIVRAKDEISVIGTPRKMLAFFKKNNLPTVGVKSTIIVGGGQTCYYLAQQLIAFGINVKIFESNAERCDELASLLPEALIIHADGTDRQELLEEGLIGAESFVVLTGVDEENIMLSLYTATVSKAKRIIRVHRAGYNELIGTLDVGSVLNPRSITADKIVQYVRGMTNSMGSQQLESLYKMDDDKVEALEFIIPAGSPVIGIPLHELPLKKGTLIACINHHGEITLPTGQSQIQEGDSVIIITTCTGFDEIEDILAEK, encoded by the coding sequence ATGCAGATCGTAATCGTAGGCTGTGGTAATGTTGGACGTTCACTTATCGAACAGCTAAGCAAGGAAAATCACAACATCACAGTTATAGAAGAAGACAGTGACGTTATTCAGAACGTAGTTAACAACTACGATGTAATGGGAATAGTTGGTAACGGAGCCAGCTACTCTATCTTAAAGGACGCAGGAATTGAGTCTGCAGATCTGATGATAGCAGTGACTGATTCTGATGAGATCAACCTTCTTTGCTGTCTTATAGCCAGAAAAACAGGACATTGTCATACTATAGCAAGAGTACGTAATCCTGTTTATGCAAGAGAGATCGACTTCATAAAAGAAGAACTTGGTCTTTCAATGGTCATAAATCCTGAAGAAGCCTGTGCCAATGAAGCAGCTAAGCTTCTTAAATTCCCTTCAGCCAATAAAATAGATACTTTTGCCAAGGGAAGAGCAGAGCTTATCAGAATCACAGTTTCTGAGAATTCCAAGCTTTGTGACAAATCCATCAAAGACATTGCCCAGGAACTTAAACTTCCTGTACTTATTGGTATTGTCAGAAGAGGCGAAGAGGTATTTATCCCTAACGGATCTTTTATCGTAAGAGCCAAGGATGAAATATCCGTTATCGGTACACCAAGGAAGATGCTTGCATTCTTTAAAAAGAACAATCTTCCTACAGTCGGAGTCAAGTCCACTATTATCGTAGGTGGAGGACAGACCTGCTATTACCTTGCCCAGCAGCTCATAGCTTTTGGTATCAATGTAAAAATATTTGAATCAAACGCAGAACGATGCGATGAACTTGCATCTCTTTTGCCGGAAGCTCTTATAATACATGCTGATGGTACTGACAGACAGGAACTATTGGAAGAAGGACTTATCGGAGCCGAGTCTTTCGTTGTACTTACAGGTGTTGATGAAGAAAATATCATGCTTTCCTTATATACAGCAACTGTTTCTAAGGCTAAGCGTATTATCAGAGTTCACAGAGCAGGCTACAACGAGCTCATAGGAACACTTGATGTTGGTAGTGTACTTAACCCTCGTAGCATCACAGCTGATAAGATCGTTCAGTATGTCAGAGGAATGACTAATTCAATGGGATCTCAGCAGCTTGAGTCCCTTTACAAGATGGATGACGATAAGGTTGAAGCACTTGAGTTTATCATTCCTGCAGGCAGCCCTGTCATTGGAATCCCGCTTCATGAGCTTCCACTGAAGAAAGGTACACTTATTGCCTGCATTAATCATCATGGTGAGATAACACTTCCTACAGGTCAGAGCCAGATTCAGGAAGGTGATTCTGTAATCATTATTACAACCTGCACCGGATTTGATGAAATAGAAGATATTCTTGCTGAAAAATAA
- a CDS encoding SEC-C domain-containing protein, giving the protein MSLTSEIRRHFGKDDESGIKKLKEDIQKIYKDIEEENKRECASDIDKICEDLNDLYMDEDNETMVIEAIQSLSFYQKYPWFRKAFIKLLSFLEEDYYLRTDAMRHVLDSGWASNETYALSEDTKADSFVQKLLPDIVEDYYIGIPEDELTSDLLELKRDACIKRFFLGRYIYRNLSCLDDIKARYQYIYRTLDKEVEAVKDRPGSYERELEEEIFKWSKKVAQEQEAKTFSTSQQLHDSLIDTYYKNLSAEFPDESDELKEECLKWKKIRGNDTCPCGSGKKFKKCHGA; this is encoded by the coding sequence ATGAGTCTTACAAGTGAGATTAGAAGACATTTTGGCAAAGACGATGAGAGCGGGATCAAGAAGCTCAAAGAAGATATACAAAAGATATACAAGGATATTGAAGAAGAAAATAAAAGAGAATGTGCATCTGACATAGATAAGATATGTGAAGATCTCAATGACCTTTACATGGACGAAGATAATGAAACAATGGTTATTGAAGCTATACAGTCTCTTAGTTTCTATCAGAAGTATCCATGGTTTCGCAAAGCTTTTATTAAGCTTCTGTCTTTCCTTGAAGAGGATTATTATCTTAGGACAGATGCGATGAGGCATGTACTTGATAGCGGCTGGGCTTCTAATGAAACTTATGCGCTTTCTGAAGATACTAAGGCAGATTCTTTTGTCCAGAAGCTCCTTCCTGATATAGTGGAAGATTATTATATTGGTATACCTGAAGACGAACTCACATCCGATCTTTTAGAGCTTAAAAGAGATGCCTGTATCAAGAGATTTTTCCTTGGAAGATATATTTATAGGAATCTTTCATGTCTTGATGATATCAAAGCCAGATATCAATACATTTACAGAACGTTGGACAAAGAGGTTGAGGCTGTCAAAGATAGGCCAGGAAGCTATGAAAGAGAGCTTGAAGAAGAAATCTTTAAGTGGTCCAAAAAGGTGGCGCAGGAACAGGAGGCTAAGACTTTTTCAACGAGTCAGCAGCTCCATGATAGCCTAATAGATACTTATTACAAAAATCTTTCTGCAGAATTCCCGGATGAAAGCGATGAGCTTAAAGAGGAATGTTTAAAGTGGAAAAAAATAAGGGGCAATGATACATGCCCCTGCGGTAGCGGTAAAAAGTTTAAGAAATGCCATGGTGCCTGA
- a CDS encoding DUF5685 family protein, protein MVLSSEKELERAIMFGYITINKPEIKFKEFDIYHAYYCGFCRILKKNYGLSGQATLTYDLTFLIMLLSGLYEPEEKIDQTHCVVHPIVKQSTRINKFTEYAADMNVLLAYYKCRDDWDDEKKVSKLLYSKLLLGAVHKAEKKYPEKAAFIKSGLRRINECEESGEQNVDKISGLFGEIFAEIFCYQEDDWASALRRIGFFLGKFIYILDACDDIEKDMKKGTYNPFKEIWQKNPEGFDTYCSELLTMMISECCKAFEMLPIVENVTILRNILYSGVWVKYEIIHGTRSKKLSKNSETHEENV, encoded by the coding sequence GTGGTACTGAGTTCAGAAAAAGAGCTTGAGAGGGCTATAATGTTCGGTTACATTACTATCAATAAACCAGAAATAAAATTCAAGGAATTTGATATATATCATGCATACTACTGCGGATTTTGCCGTATCCTTAAGAAAAATTACGGCCTTTCCGGACAGGCTACCCTGACTTATGATCTGACTTTTCTGATCATGCTTCTATCAGGTCTCTATGAACCTGAGGAAAAGATCGATCAGACACACTGCGTAGTTCACCCTATAGTCAAGCAGTCAACAAGGATCAATAAATTCACGGAATACGCAGCAGATATGAATGTCCTTCTTGCCTATTACAAATGCAGGGACGACTGGGATGACGAAAAAAAAGTCTCAAAACTTTTATACTCAAAGCTTCTCCTTGGTGCTGTTCATAAGGCAGAAAAGAAATATCCTGAAAAAGCAGCATTTATAAAATCCGGTCTTCGCCGCATAAACGAATGCGAAGAATCTGGTGAACAGAACGTTGATAAGATCTCAGGTCTTTTCGGAGAGATATTTGCCGAGATTTTCTGTTATCAGGAAGATGACTGGGCGTCTGCACTTAGACGGATAGGTTTTTTCCTTGGAAAATTCATATATATACTTGACGCCTGCGATGATATAGAGAAAGATATGAAGAAGGGCACTTACAATCCCTTTAAAGAAATATGGCAGAAAAATCCGGAAGGGTTCGATACTTATTGTTCCGAGCTTCTGACAATGATGATTTCAGAATGCTGCAAGGCTTTTGAGATGCTTCCTATTGTTGAAAATGTTACTATCCTTCGTAACATTCTGTATTCCGGCGTTTGGGTCAAGTATGAGATAATTCATGGTACAAGGTCCAAAAAGCTTTCTAAAAACAGCGAGACGCACGAAGAAAATGTGTAA
- a CDS encoding J domain-containing protein has translation MSDPYKVLGISRDASDDEVKKAYRNMSRKYHPDANVNNPHKDKAEEMFKLVQQAYQQIMRERSGDYSQSGSSGRYGSGYGGFGGFGDFGDFGFGGFYNQRSAGEDDEDSIHLRAAVNYIQGRHFREALNVLDTIKNRSAMWYYYSAVANNGVGNNATALQHAQMAAQMEPGNRNYQELVQILSSGGSWYMQQSSSYGYPFAGSVDCSRLCMTMILCNVCCGGGGCFVPFFCI, from the coding sequence ATGTCTGATCCGTATAAGGTATTGGGAATATCAAGAGACGCAAGTGATGATGAGGTCAAAAAGGCCTACAGGAATATGTCCAGAAAATATCATCCCGATGCTAATGTTAATAACCCACATAAAGATAAAGCTGAAGAAATGTTCAAGCTTGTCCAGCAGGCATATCAGCAGATAATGAGAGAGAGATCCGGTGACTATTCACAGTCAGGATCTTCAGGCAGATATGGTTCCGGCTACGGCGGTTTTGGCGGTTTCGGAGACTTTGGTGATTTTGGATTTGGTGGTTTTTATAATCAAAGAAGCGCAGGTGAAGATGACGAGGATTCCATCCACCTTCGTGCAGCGGTCAATTATATACAGGGCCGCCATTTTAGAGAAGCTCTTAACGTACTTGATACTATTAAGAACAGATCAGCCATGTGGTATTACTACAGCGCTGTTGCCAACAATGGCGTAGGTAATAATGCAACTGCTCTGCAGCATGCCCAGATGGCAGCACAGATGGAGCCGGGCAACCGTAATTATCAGGAACTTGTTCAGATCTTAAGTTCCGGCGGAAGCTGGTATATGCAGCAAAGCTCTTCTTACGGATATCCTTTTGCTGGAAGCGTGGACTGTTCAAGGCTATGCATGACTATGATCCTTTGCAATGTCTGCTGCGGCGGTGGTGGCTGCTTTGTTCCATTTTTCTGCATCTGA
- a CDS encoding TrkH family potassium uptake protein — protein MLVEFMAALLAVPTLVCLIYGEWKDAIIFASIALICLASGFFFGYLKKPENRTFYAREGFVTTALAWIILSLIGAVPFTVTGTIPNYLDAVFETVSGFTTTGATILTEIDGLTEFHRGVQFWRCFTHWVGGMGILVFMLAILPMAGGYSMHLMKAESPGPSVGKYAPRVKDTAKILYSIYIAITLTEMVCLKITGLSVYESMTLTFSTVGTGGFGLLGTSILEYSYATQVVITIFMALCGVNFSVYYFLLTRKFKEAWHIDEMRWYFIIMFASSILIALNVVQNGVIASFGEAFHHSMFTVASIMTTTGFATLDFNVWPQFSRTLIFLLTCIGACAGSTGGGFKFSRIIILIRNAKNEVIKTLHPKSVQKVYMDDHVVEDTTVKGTNAYLAIYTITFLTSFLLVAFFESFNVIDFEVFDFETNITAVAATLNNVGPGLNMVGPTGGFHDFSWASKVVLIFDMLAGRLELMPVLILFYRKTWHK, from the coding sequence ATGCTGGTCGAATTTATGGCAGCACTTCTTGCAGTACCAACTCTTGTCTGCCTTATATACGGCGAATGGAAGGATGCGATCATCTTTGCTTCTATTGCACTGATATGTCTTGCATCCGGTTTTTTCTTTGGTTATCTCAAAAAACCTGAAAATAGAACTTTTTATGCAAGAGAAGGTTTTGTTACAACAGCTCTTGCATGGATAATTCTTTCACTTATAGGTGCAGTTCCCTTTACTGTTACAGGAACTATCCCCAACTATCTGGATGCTGTATTTGAAACCGTATCCGGATTTACAACAACAGGAGCGACAATCCTTACAGAGATTGACGGTCTTACAGAGTTTCATAGAGGTGTTCAGTTCTGGAGATGCTTTACTCACTGGGTAGGCGGTATGGGAATCCTTGTATTCATGCTTGCGATACTTCCTATGGCTGGAGGTTATTCCATGCACCTTATGAAGGCAGAAAGCCCGGGCCCTTCAGTTGGTAAGTATGCTCCCAGGGTTAAAGATACAGCCAAGATCCTGTATAGCATTTATATAGCCATAACACTTACTGAAATGGTATGCCTTAAGATAACAGGCCTTTCTGTGTATGAGTCTATGACTCTTACATTTTCTACAGTTGGAACAGGAGGATTTGGCCTTCTTGGAACCAGTATTCTGGAATATTCTTATGCTACGCAGGTTGTGATAACCATATTTATGGCTCTTTGCGGTGTAAACTTCAGTGTTTACTATTTCCTTCTTACCAGGAAGTTCAAAGAGGCATGGCATATTGATGAGATGCGCTGGTACTTTATTATCATGTTTGCATCATCCATTCTTATAGCTTTAAACGTTGTTCAAAATGGTGTTATCGCTTCATTTGGAGAGGCATTTCATCATTCGATGTTTACAGTAGCTTCTATTATGACAACTACAGGTTTTGCTACTTTGGACTTTAATGTATGGCCGCAGTTTTCAAGGACGCTTATATTCCTTCTTACCTGTATTGGTGCTTGTGCGGGATCTACCGGTGGTGGATTTAAGTTTTCAAGAATTATTATCCTTATAAGAAATGCCAAGAACGAAGTAATCAAGACTCTTCATCCAAAGAGTGTTCAGAAAGTTTATATGGATGATCACGTTGTGGAAGATACAACAGTAAAAGGAACTAATGCTTATCTTGCTATCTATACCATTACATTCCTTACTTCATTTTTACTTGTTGCTTTCTTTGAATCATTTAATGTGATCGATTTTGAAGTGTTTGATTTTGAGACTAATATCACGGCAGTTGCGGCAACCCTCAATAACGTGGGTCCTGGTCTTAACATGGTAGGACCTACAGGCGGCTTCCATGACTTCTCATGGGCATCCAAGGTAGTGCTTATCTTCGACATGCTCGCAGGAAGACTTGAACTGATGCCGGTACTGATTCTCTTCTACAGGAAAACTTGGCATAAGTGA